Proteins encoded in a region of the Phaenicophaeus curvirostris isolate KB17595 chromosome 1, BPBGC_Pcur_1.0, whole genome shotgun sequence genome:
- the P2RY6 gene encoding P2Y purinoceptor 6, whose amino-acid sequence MANLTVPVWPGRNSCTFHEEFKQVLLPLVYSVVFTVGLPLNAVVIGQIWMARKALSRSMIYMLNLAMADLLYVCSLPLLIYNYSQKDYWPFGDFTCKFVRFQFYTNLHGSIFFLTCISIQRYLGICHPLASWHKKKGKKLTWLVCAAVWFIVIAQCLPTFIFASTGTQRNRTVCYDLSPPDHSAAYFPYGITLTVTGFLLPFVAILACYCSMARILCQKDELIGLVVHKRKDKAVRMIIIVVIVFSISFFPFHLTKTIYLIVRSSPSLPCPTLQAFAIAYKCTRPFASMNSVLDPILFYFTQRKFRESTRYLLDKVSSKWRHDHCITYGS is encoded by the coding sequence ATGGCCAACTTGACGGTCCCTGTGTGGCCTGGAAGGAACTCGTGCACCTTCCATGAAGAGTTCAAACAGGTCCTTCTGCCCTTGGTTTACTCGGTGGTGTTCACCGTGGGGTTGCCCTTGAATGCTGTGGTCATCGGGCAGATCTGGATGGCCCGTAAGGCACTCAGCCGCAGCATGATCTACATGCTGAACCTGGCCATGGCTGACCTGCTCTATGtctgctccctccctctcctaATCTACAACTACTCTCAGAAGGATTATTGGCCTTTTGGGGACTTTACCTGCAAATTTGTCCGCTTCCAGTTCTACACCAACCTACACGGCAGCATCTTCTTCCTCACCTGCATCAGCATCCAGCGGTATCTGGGCATCTGCCACCCCTTGGCCTCATGGCacaagaagaaggggaagaagctGACGTGGCTGGTATGTGCTGCAGTGTGGTTCATTGTCATTGCCCAGTGCCTGCCCACCTTCATCTTCGCTTCCACCGGCACCCAAAGGAACCGCACTGTCTGCTATGACCTGAGCCCACCGGATCACTCTGCCGCCTACTTCCCCTACGGCATCACCCTCACTGTCACCGGCTTCCTGCTGCCCTTCGTGGCCATCCTCGCCTGCTACTGCAGCATGGCTCGCATTCTGTGCCAGAAGGATGAGCTGATCGGCTTGGTGGTGCACAAGAGAAAGGACAAAGCCGTGCGTATGATCATCATTGTGGTCATTGTCTTCTCCATCAGCTTCTTCCCCTTCCACCTCACAAAGACCATCTACTTGATTGTCCGTTCCTCACCAAGCCTGCCCTGTCCAACTCTGCAGGCATTTGCCATCGCCTACAAGTGCACACGCCCCTTTGCCAGCATGAACAGTGTCCTCGACCCCATCCTCTTCTACTTCACCCAACGCAAGTTTCGTGAGAGCACCCGTTACCTCCTTGACAAGGTGAGCTCCAAGTGGCGGCACGACCACTGCATTACCTACGGCTCCTAG